In Colias croceus chromosome 19, ilColCroc2.1, the following are encoded in one genomic region:
- the LOC123700294 gene encoding 39S ribosomal protein L18, mitochondrial: MFTIKDVRVAKQLVRLNSTAPTEFVNRNPRNLERMRIGRKPDGYHLDKPGRKFWHKLVITPSTRTITAQVVHYMNGPVVEAKTSEWALKKQLYSVVDTCAYINLGRVLAQRCLEFGISEVYCDLKPLEGSKIEKFLKEVENGGIKLQELDVYKKPNPWDQFRPEKPWEVTEE; this comes from the exons ATGTTTACAATCAAAGATGTTCGTGTGGCTAAACAATTAGTAAGACTTAACTCAACTGCACCAACAGAGTTTGTTAATAGAAACCCTAGAAACTTAGAGCGAATGCGCATTGGAAGAAAACCTGATGGATATCACTTAGATAAACCTGGACGAAAATTTTGGCATAA ACTTGTCATTACTCCAAGCACTAGAACAATTACTGCGCAAGTAGTACATTACATGAATGGACCTGTGGTAGAAGCTAAAACATCGGAATGGGctttaaaaaaacaactgTATAGTGTTGTTGATACCTGTGCTTACATTAATTTAGGTAGAGTTCTGGCCCAAAGATGCCTAGAATTTGGAATATCTGAAGTGTATTGTGATTTGAAACCCTTAGAAGGAAGTAAAATCGAGAAATTTCTTAAAGAAGTAGAAAACGGAGGTATTAAATTGCAAGAATTGGATGTCTATAAAAAACCAAATCCATGGGATCAGTTTAGACCAGAAAAGCCATGGGAAGTTACAGaagaataa
- the LOC123700433 gene encoding probable protein phosphatase 2C 71, giving the protein MPASIGVNLRVTGHCSQGGRKYMEDLFSVAYQQTEDERDLEYAFFGIYDGHGGGEAAAFAKEHLMDSIVKQRQFWSDNDEDVLKAIRNGYMLTHLNMWKEVEKWPKTVTGLPSTAGTTASIAFIRRGKIYIGHVGDSAIVLGYQKDGCEEWAAKPLTLDHKPECSTEIERIQRCGGKVVSKAGVPRVVWNRPRPGHKGPIKKNTPMDEIPFLAVARSLGDLWSYNPQNDEFIVSPDPDVGVLTIDPSKFRCLIFGTDGLWNMISPEGAVTLVQATEKHNEAALVGGGSQPRDWLNPSKSLVDHALERWSNTRMRADNTSVVTLMLDPPGPPRATVLRSRTPQKPQTLVSPAAPSQPVGTASKVDEAKPDPNTEGENRQVPQNGLTIMTRYSDVDKPAPSADESERTPLPPCASIDGRFSVGAREETSNENKEDSDTILNYGNPAESYFMARLLNRSRVVNTLSEVYDEIVSGRPKDSAEPSEPSPAPTTALPEEKSEESRPPAGPRQSLPPEETTNTEVPASESDDISIQINEVSSSSPTEAPARPRGRRFRESRREPAAPNDRVLRSHHEPEPQRPQTRQASTRLREPAAPAPVPAVPATPVPAPAAERVVILTRRELRPPPRRAAAPDPDEAARRTRSQLAARSGGGPAGNSPRAPGPARRAPAAPARSKENRGAARGRARARAARASPSPPSRPPRTRRADDEAEVHSTTADREARALRSRNDAAGEAGGAKRPRLDDGKPKCARALGKRASGPWAPALALRNRLRRRLVK; this is encoded by the exons ATGCCTGCATCAATTGGTGTTAATTTACGTGTAACTGGCCATTGTAGCCAAGGCGGGAGAAAGTATATGGAAGATTTGTTTTCTGTTGCGTATCAACAAACTGAGGATGAGAGAGATTTAGAATACGCTTTTTTCGGAATATACGATGGTCATGGTGGAGGCGAAGCTGCCGCCTTTGCTAAGGAACATTTAATGGACTCAATAGTAAAGCAGCGACAGTTTTGGTCCGATAATGACGAGGACGTTCTGAAAGCTATTCGCAATGGTTACATGTTGACCCACTTGAATATGTGGAAAGAAGTAG AAAAATGGCCAAAAACAGTAACAGGGTTGCCAAGCACTGCCGGTACTACAGCAAGTATAGCGTTCATAAGACGTGGCAAAATTTACATTGGCCATGTTGGTGATTCTGCTATTGTACTCGGTTACCAAAAAGATg GTTGTGAAGAATGGGCTGCCAAACCTCTAACATTAGATCACAAGCCAGAATGCAGTACAGAGATAGAGAGAATACAGCGTTGTGGAGGCAAAGTTGTGTCAAAAGCAGGAGTGCCTAGAGTGGTATGGAACAGACCTCGTCCAGGGCACAAGGGGCccataaagaaaaatacacCTATGGATGAAATACCATTTCTGGCTGTGGCACGATCTTTGGGTGATCTATGGAGTTACAATCCTCAAAATGACGAATTTATTGTCAGCCCTGATCCTGATGTTGGAGTGTTGACCATTGACCCCTCTAAGTTCCg ttgTCTAATCTTTGGTACTGATGGTTTATGGAACATGATATCACCTGAAGGAGCAGTGACCTTAGTGCAAGCTACGGAGAAACACAATGAGGCAGCGTTAGTTGGTGGAGGGAGTCAACCAAGGGATTGGTTAAACCCCTCAAAGAGTCTCGTTGATCATGCTCTGGagag ATGGTCCAACACTAGAATGAGAGCAGATAACACATCAGTAGTTACCTTAATGTTAGACCCACCGGGACCGCCTAGAGCCACCGTCCTTAGATCCAGAACGCCACAAAAACCTCAGACCTTAGTGTCACCCGCAGCACCTTCACAACCCGTAGGAACCGCTTCAAAAGTGGATGAGGCTAAACCCGATCCCAACACGGAAGGTGAAAATCGGCAGGTCCCACAGAACGGCCTCACTATCATGACGCGTTACTCCGACGTCGATAAACCTGCACCCTCCGCCGATGAATCCGAGCGAACCCCTCTCCCTCCCTGCGCCTCAATAGACGGACGTTTCTCGGTTGGAGCTCGAGAGGAAACCAGCAACGAAAATAAAGAAGACAGTGACACCATTTTAAACTACGGCAACCCTGCCGAGTCCTACTTTATGGCGCGCTTACTGAACAGAAGTCGCGTCGTGAATACGCTGTCCGAAGTCTACGACGAAATAGTCAGTGGCCGTCCAAAAGATTCCGCCGAGCCTAGTGAGCCGTCCCCCGCTCCTACGACCGCTCTGCCCGAGGAGAAGAGCGAGGAGAGCCGGCCGCCCGCCGGCCCTCGTCAGTCTCTACCGCCGGAGGAAACAACCAACACTGAAGTTCCCGCATCGGAGTCGGATGACATCAGCATACAGATAAACGAGGTTTCGTCGAGCTCGCCCACAGAGGCGCCCGCACGACCTCGCGGCCGGCGCTTCCGGGAGTCGCGCCGGGAGCCCGCCGCGCCCAATGACCGCGTACTGCGCTCGCACCACGAGCCCGAGCCGCAGCGCCCGCAGACGCGCCAGGCCTCCACGCGCTTGCGCGAGCCCGCCGCCCCCGCGCCCGTTCCGGCAGTGCCCGCTACCCCTGTGCCCGCGCCCGCCGCCGAGCGCGTGGTGATCCTCACGCGGCGCGAGCTGCGGCCGCCGCCGCGCCGCGCGGCCGCGCCCGACCCCGACGAGGCGGCGCGGCGCACGCGCTCGCAGCTGGCGGCGCGCAGCGGCGGCGGGCCGGCGGGAAACTCGCCGCGCGCCCCGGGGCCGGCGCGGCGGGCCCCGGCGGCGCCCGCCCGCTCGAAGGAGAACCGCGGCGCCGCGAGGGgccgcgcccgcgcccgcgccgcgcGCGCCTCGCCCTCGCCGCCCTCGCGCCCGCCGCGCACGCGCCGCGCGGATGACGAGGCGGAGGTGCACTCGACGACGGCGGACCGCGAGGCGCGCGCGCTGCGCTCGCGCAACGACGCGGCGGGCGAGGCGGGCGGCGCCAAGCGGCCGCGGCTCGACGACGGCAAGCCCAAGTGCGCGCGCGCGCTGGGCAAGCGCGCGTCGGGCCCGTGGGCGCCCGCGCTGGCGCTGCGCAACCGCCTGCGCCGGCGACTCGTCAAGTAG
- the LOC123700293 gene encoding TBC1 domain family member whacked, translated as MSLQKSVKSVGGDQDTTSICSSVTTQPDRHGFFGGAQYSPEPKRTVSPSTILKREQKWLRMLNNWEAFMSRNYKKVRERCRKGIPASVRPKAWLYLCGGQLLLEKHPNEYEELLQAPGDPKCMEDIRKDLHRQFPYHEMFIREEGLGQQELFSVLKAYSVLNPKVGYFQAQAPVAAFLLMHMPSVQAFWCLVSISDKYLSGYYNPGLEVLQRDGDILHALLRRTAPAVHRHLAKHRVEPVLYATEWFLCALTRTLPWDSLLRVWDCFLCEGVKVLFKAALVILAGALGPAKVRKRANGLCETLEVLRHPPESVLGEEYLMYHMQRLNLTEEDFEFEHQRQTARRRALANRSGS; from the exons ATGTCTCTTCAAAAAAGTGTAAAGAGTGTTGGTGGAGATCAGGACACTACATCAATATGTTCTTCCGTCACCACGCAGCCAGATAGACACGGTTTCTTTGGAGGAGCTCAATATAGTCCAGAACC AAAAAGGACTGTATCGCCAAGTACAATACTGAAGCGGGAACAAAAGTGGCTCCGAATGCTGAACAACTGGGAGGCGTTCATGAGCAGGAATTATAAGAAGGTTCGAGAGAGGTGTCGGAAAG GCATACCAGCGTCAGTGCGACCAAAAGCGTGGCTGTATCTATGCGGTGGCCAATTGCTGTTGGAGAAACATCCGAACGAGTACGAGGAGCTGCTGCAAGCGCCCGGCGATCCGAAGTGCATGGAGGACATCAGGAAGGACCTGCACAGGCAGTTCCCATACCACGAGATGTTTATACGCGAGGAGGGGCTCGG GCAACAAGAGCTGTTCTCAGTGCTGAAAGCGTATTCAGTGCTGAATCCGAAGGTGGGCTACTTCCAAGCGCAGGCGCCGGTGGCCGCGTTCCTGTTGATGCACATGCCGTCCGTGCAGGCTTTCTGGTGTCTGGTCAGCATCAGCGATAAGTACCTTAGCGGGTACTACAATCCTGGCTTAGAg GTGTTACAACGCGACGGTGACATCCTACACGCGTTATTACGTCGCACGGCACCGGCAGTGCACCGGCACTTGGCGAAGCACCGCGTGGAGCCCGTGCTGTACGCGACCGAGTGGTTCCTGTGTGCACTCACTCGGACTCTGCCGTGGGACAGCTTGTTGCGAGTGTGGGACTGCTTCCTGTGTGAGGGGGTCAAG GTTCTATTCAAAGCGGCGCTAGTGATCCTAGCGGGAGCCCTAGGTCCTGCGAAAGTCCGTAAACGAGCGAACGGCCTCTGCGAAACACTAGAAGTACTCAGACACCCTCCAGAGAGTGTACTTGGAGAAGAGTACCTGATGTATCACATGCAGAGGCTCAACTTAACTGAAGAGGACTTCGAGTTCGAGCACCAGCGGCAGACCGCCAGGAGGAGGGCCCTGGCTAATAGAAG CGGCAGCTGA